In a genomic window of Candidatus Dadabacteria bacterium:
- the gatC gene encoding Asp-tRNA(Asn)/Glu-tRNA(Gln) amidotransferase subunit GatC, with protein sequence MKISKKDVLTTAELARLEFDEETLSKFTRQLGDILVHIEDLAELDTENVEPTSHVLELSIPFRKDRVNQTITTEEALSNAPSKEDGFFTVPKVIEDQS encoded by the coding sequence ATGAAGATATCAAAAAAGGACGTGCTAACCACAGCCGAACTCGCAAGGCTAGAATTCGATGAAGAGACGCTCTCGAAATTCACACGCCAGCTTGGAGATATCCTCGTCCACATAGAAGATCTTGCCGAACTCGACACGGAAAACGTCGAACCCACATCGCACGTGCTCGAACTCTCAATCCCTTTTCGAAAAGACCGGGTGAATCAGACCATAACAACCGAAGAAGCCCTTAGTAACGCACCAAGTAAAGAGGACGGTTTTTTCACGGTTCCCAAAGTCATAGAGGATCAGAGCTAG
- a CDS encoding YhdH/YhfP family quinone oxidoreductase: MSSDSFKAMVVSRTEDGEFTRKVATRQIDSLPDGEVLLNVKYSSLNYKDALSAIGNRGVTKNYPHTPGVDAAGVVEDSKSGEFEPGDKVIVHGYDLGMDTSGGFGQYVRVPAEWVVNLPEGLDLKESMMYGTAGFTAAQSVLRIVEGGVGPEDGKILVTGATGGVGSMAVAILGKAGYSVTASTGKPEQGRFLADLGAEEVIGREDLTDPSGRLLLKGQWAGAVDTVGGEMLATAIKSTRQRGVVTTCGNVASHELNINVYPFILRGITLVGIDSASCPMKRRRLVWEKMSGEWKLDILERMCRTVSLEDLDPEIDVILKGGQVGRVVVDLS, from the coding sequence ATGAGTTCTGATAGCTTCAAGGCAATGGTTGTAAGCAGAACCGAAGATGGAGAATTTACGAGGAAAGTCGCAACCAGACAAATTGACAGCCTGCCCGACGGGGAAGTGCTGTTAAACGTAAAATATTCATCCCTGAACTATAAGGATGCGCTTTCTGCCATAGGAAACAGGGGTGTTACGAAAAATTACCCTCACACTCCAGGTGTTGACGCCGCTGGCGTGGTTGAAGATTCGAAGAGCGGGGAATTTGAGCCCGGAGATAAGGTAATAGTGCATGGCTACGATCTGGGAATGGATACCTCCGGGGGATTCGGACAATACGTGAGGGTTCCGGCCGAATGGGTAGTTAACCTGCCTGAGGGACTCGATCTCAAAGAGTCAATGATGTACGGAACCGCGGGTTTTACCGCGGCGCAATCCGTGCTGAGGATTGTTGAAGGCGGAGTAGGACCGGAGGACGGAAAGATTCTCGTAACCGGGGCGACGGGAGGGGTCGGCAGCATGGCCGTTGCTATTCTGGGAAAAGCCGGCTACAGCGTGACGGCTTCCACTGGAAAACCCGAACAGGGACGGTTTCTGGCGGACCTGGGAGCGGAGGAAGTCATCGGGAGAGAGGATTTGACCGATCCTTCGGGCAGATTGTTGCTTAAGGGACAGTGGGCCGGGGCGGTTGATACCGTGGGCGGAGAAATGCTTGCCACCGCTATTAAGTCCACGAGACAGAGAGGCGTTGTAACCACATGCGGCAACGTTGCTTCCCATGAGCTCAATATAAACGTTTATCCGTTTATATTGAGGGGGATTACGCTCGTGGGCATAGATTCGGCGAGCTGCCCGATGAAAAGAAGAAGACTCGTATGGGAAAAGATGTCAGGCGAGTGGAAGCTTGATATTCTTGAGCGGATGTGCAGGACTGTTTCCCTTGAGGATCTCGACCCCGAGATAGACGTTATACTGAAAGGCGGTCAGGTTGGGAGAGTTGTAGTTGATCTTTCCTGA
- a CDS encoding alpha/beta hydrolase has protein sequence MFGEDFKKRRIQINGIEINTVCGGKGEPLLLLHGYPQTHIMWHEVAGMLASNFLVVCPDLRGYGDSSKPTGKEDHSNYSKRAMAADMVSVMKDLGFREFYVAGHDRGARVLHRMCLDHPEKVRKACVMDIAPTHHMFETADRHFATGYYHWFFLIQPDGLPEKMIGADPEYYLLEKLRRWSAPGAKFHPEAVKEYVRCFSDPRAVHASCEDYRAAASIDIAHDEEDSDAKITCPLLALWGKKGFIHRTYDVLEVWRKKALNVSGKPLDCGHFLPEEKPQETSAELLSFFG, from the coding sequence ATGTTCGGTGAGGATTTTAAAAAACGCAGAATCCAGATTAATGGAATCGAGATAAACACTGTTTGTGGAGGAAAAGGAGAACCTCTACTTCTCCTCCATGGCTACCCGCAGACCCACATCATGTGGCACGAGGTAGCAGGTATGCTCGCCTCGAACTTTCTGGTGGTGTGTCCCGATCTTCGGGGTTATGGAGACAGCTCCAAGCCTACCGGGAAAGAAGATCATTCAAATTATTCGAAAAGAGCCATGGCAGCGGACATGGTCTCCGTGATGAAAGATTTAGGATTTCGTGAATTCTACGTCGCTGGACACGACAGGGGAGCAAGGGTACTTCACCGCATGTGCCTTGATCACCCTGAGAAGGTCCGGAAGGCCTGCGTCATGGATATAGCTCCTACCCACCACATGTTTGAAACCGCCGACCGCCATTTTGCCACGGGTTACTATCACTGGTTTTTCCTTATCCAGCCCGACGGACTCCCAGAGAAAATGATAGGGGCGGACCCGGAATACTATCTTCTTGAAAAACTCAGACGCTGGAGCGCCCCCGGAGCTAAGTTCCATCCCGAGGCCGTGAAAGAGTACGTACGTTGTTTCAGCGACCCGCGCGCTGTCCACGCGAGTTGCGAAGACTACAGGGCCGCGGCCTCCATAGATATTGCTCACGACGAAGAAGACTCGGACGCTAAAATAACGTGTCCGCTTCTCGCTCTCTGGGGAAAAAAGGGGTTCATTCACAGAACCTACGATGTGCTTGAAGTATGGAGAAAAAAAGCGCTCAACGTTTCAGGGAAACCGCTTGACTGCGGCCATTTTCTCCCAGAGGAAAAACCCCAAGAGACTTCCGCAGAGCTGTTGTCATTTTTCGGATAA
- the carA gene encoding glutamine-hydrolyzing carbamoyl-phosphate synthase small subunit, which yields MKKAYLALEGGKVFEGTSFGAHGEAAGEVVFNTSLTGYQEILTDPSYNGQIIVMTYPEIGNYGINPEDFESEKPHLSGFVVKEYWDHPSNWRSKESLGDFLSRHGIPGIQGIDTRELTRIIRIGGAIKGIISTAETSPEALIERVESSPGIVGRDLVTEVSCAQPYAWKEGTGKWRYGRNSDPEPSKRFRVAVYDFGIKRNILRELYDLGCDTMVFPSKTDPKDILAFDPDGIFLSNGPGDPAAVKYASKNVRKLIGKKPIFGICLGHQILSLALGGKTFKLKFGHRGGNQPVKNLATGKVEITSQNHGFAVDPDSLESNVAISHINLNDQTVEGLEHKEYPLSCVQYHPEASPGPHDSSYLFGNFIRMMENFSS from the coding sequence ATGAAAAAAGCTTACCTCGCACTTGAAGGCGGCAAAGTATTTGAAGGCACAAGCTTCGGAGCCCATGGAGAGGCAGCCGGTGAAGTTGTTTTCAATACTTCCTTAACGGGTTACCAGGAAATACTCACGGATCCTTCTTACAACGGTCAGATTATTGTAATGACCTATCCTGAGATAGGTAACTACGGAATCAACCCCGAAGATTTCGAATCAGAAAAGCCCCACCTAAGCGGTTTTGTCGTGAAAGAATACTGGGATCATCCAAGCAATTGGAGATCAAAGGAAAGCCTAGGCGACTTCCTATCAAGACATGGAATACCCGGCATACAGGGAATCGACACAAGGGAACTTACAAGGATCATACGGATCGGAGGAGCGATCAAGGGAATTATCTCAACGGCTGAAACAAGCCCGGAAGCTCTGATCGAAAGAGTCGAATCATCGCCGGGAATAGTCGGGCGCGACTTGGTGACGGAAGTAAGCTGTGCGCAGCCTTACGCATGGAAGGAAGGGACGGGAAAGTGGCGCTACGGCAGGAACAGTGACCCCGAACCCTCCAAAAGATTCAGGGTCGCCGTCTATGACTTCGGAATAAAGAGGAACATCCTCAGGGAGCTTTACGATCTTGGATGCGATACGATGGTTTTTCCGTCGAAAACAGATCCTAAGGACATACTGGCTTTTGACCCCGACGGAATTTTTCTCTCAAACGGGCCCGGGGACCCGGCCGCGGTCAAATACGCTTCCAAAAACGTAAGAAAACTCATCGGGAAAAAACCTATTTTCGGAATCTGTCTGGGACATCAAATCCTGAGTCTCGCGCTCGGAGGAAAAACTTTCAAGCTTAAATTCGGGCACCGCGGAGGAAACCAGCCGGTTAAAAATCTTGCAACGGGAAAGGTGGAAATAACTTCGCAGAATCACGGCTTCGCAGTGGATCCCGATTCGCTTGAAAGTAACGTCGCTATCTCCCATATAAATCTGAACGATCAGACCGTCGAGGGACTAGAGCACAAGGAATATCCCCTATCCTGCGTCCAGTATCACCCCGAAGCCTCGCCCGGACCGCATGACTCCTCCTATCTTTTCGGAAACTTCATCAGGATGATGGAGAATTTCTCTTCCTAA
- the gatA gene encoding Asp-tRNA(Asn)/Glu-tRNA(Gln) amidotransferase subunit GatA, protein MSLPRTIKETAALIEKREASPVELTELFLKRISTHDGKINSYITVWEEAAVETARKAEKEISKGNYLGPLHGVPIALKDIFVTKDSRTTCGSKMLRDFVSPYNSTVAEKLTASGSVILGKNNMDEFAMGSSNETSHFGPVKNPWDTERVPGGSSGGSAAATAANLCVASVGTDTGGSIRQPGSLCGVVGMKPTYGRVSRFGMIAFASSLDQAGPLTKTVEDAAVILSSIAGHDPLDSTSVNLPAANYADALSTDIKGLRVGIPKEYFVSGMDPEVEKSVREAIAELETLGAQIVEISLPHSRYAVSTYYIIAPSEASSNLARYDGVRYTYRCEEAETLRDLFFRSRSEGFGDEVKRRIMLGTYALSTGYYDAYYLKAQKARTLIIRDFEDAWEKVDVIASATSPETAFRIGEKTDDPLKMYLSDILTIPCNIAGLPGISIPCGFSSERLPIGLQIMGKPFDEQTVLNAAYAYEQSTKWYEKEVSPLG, encoded by the coding sequence ATGTCCCTTCCAAGAACCATAAAAGAGACAGCGGCGCTGATAGAAAAAAGAGAAGCTTCCCCGGTAGAACTCACTGAACTTTTCCTAAAGCGCATATCCACCCATGACGGGAAAATAAACTCATACATAACCGTCTGGGAAGAAGCAGCCGTCGAGACTGCACGAAAGGCCGAAAAAGAAATATCCAAAGGAAATTACCTAGGCCCTCTCCATGGAGTTCCCATAGCGCTTAAGGATATCTTCGTGACAAAAGACTCGCGGACTACCTGCGGGTCGAAGATGCTGCGGGATTTTGTCTCCCCCTATAATTCCACCGTGGCCGAAAAACTCACGGCAAGCGGTTCGGTAATACTCGGAAAGAACAACATGGACGAATTCGCCATGGGATCTTCAAACGAAACATCCCACTTCGGACCGGTAAAAAACCCTTGGGATACCGAAAGGGTCCCAGGAGGATCAAGCGGGGGCAGCGCTGCCGCGACGGCGGCAAACCTGTGTGTCGCGTCAGTAGGAACGGACACCGGAGGCTCCATAAGGCAGCCCGGTTCGCTTTGCGGAGTAGTAGGAATGAAGCCCACTTATGGAAGGGTAAGCCGTTTCGGCATGATCGCTTTTGCCTCTTCCCTTGACCAAGCGGGACCGCTTACGAAAACGGTGGAGGACGCAGCCGTAATTCTTTCTTCCATAGCGGGCCATGACCCTCTGGACTCAACATCCGTAAATCTCCCGGCTGCCAATTACGCAGACGCGCTCAGCACAGACATAAAGGGGCTCCGGGTAGGCATACCGAAGGAATACTTCGTTTCGGGCATGGACCCCGAGGTGGAAAAATCCGTGCGAGAAGCTATTGCCGAACTTGAGACACTAGGAGCACAAATCGTGGAGATTTCACTTCCTCACTCCCGGTACGCGGTCTCAACCTACTATATAATAGCCCCCTCGGAGGCAAGCTCGAATCTCGCCAGATACGACGGGGTAAGATACACCTACCGTTGCGAAGAAGCAGAGACCCTCAGAGATCTTTTTTTCAGAAGTCGCTCAGAAGGATTCGGAGATGAGGTGAAAAGAAGGATAATGCTTGGAACCTACGCCCTTTCCACGGGCTATTACGATGCCTATTACCTAAAAGCACAGAAGGCAAGAACCCTCATAATAAGGGATTTCGAGGATGCGTGGGAAAAAGTTGACGTCATAGCGAGCGCCACTTCTCCTGAAACCGCCTTCAGAATCGGTGAGAAAACAGACGACCCACTGAAAATGTATCTGTCCGACATACTCACCATCCCCTGCAATATAGCGGGACTGCCGGGAATATCGATTCCCTGCGGATTCAGCTCCGAGAGGCTTCCGATAGGACTTCAGATAATGGGAAAACCGTTTGACGAGCAGACGGTGCTCAATGCCGCGTACGCCTACGAGCAGAGCACGAAATGGTACGAAAAAGAAGTCTCCCCACTTGGATAA
- a CDS encoding non-ribosomal peptide synthase, protein MNGYQGIADLDLHTIAALAGMPKIKNLVNPKNPAEMSERVTVTFKPLPKNYRQTEISAYRERLRNSLLSNGVNVISWEDATTEDSSYGMFSKLMGLRSVKRKVNAVIDVKKKLSPIRWFLSKIAENIYRLARKDSLSVSSILKMSGWADDFTVGYLQDPYNTQVITIMSLDPEFENEDTAYDEKISIGLKNLIANMSEIVIGVSHSKFGITNMNLSDSIYAHNQLDDFVLYSLIPKIYAPIKPPILTRFAVSEYDPQEFEYARKLSALGADLKSTDLFPAGSKFVDAIKRLSHRDVANKILDGRTGVSYGFIALAEPPGYVGDKYIDEDMWNSLQEIPNYNPDEVRAASNDRWYVKTIPGDRTVYQQVPDIWIVTSRSGCDKTNLNPDSDIVRIGLVKGKLHLEIPRGVDLGRKDIRPSFDTYVILAQALSSALYAPSLIEKEMSILHFHGYPDPCWFGVSEHHAGAQNPSLPCGTVEAALLNYSAVYETATKNGSDIKLLCLVESDHGVNVLGPDREYLVQRLHAGSSEGRILLGGKYLPMLKQQSVASQ, encoded by the coding sequence ATGAACGGTTATCAGGGAATTGCAGACTTGGATCTGCATACCATAGCGGCGCTTGCCGGAATGCCGAAGATAAAGAATCTGGTAAATCCCAAGAATCCGGCTGAGATGTCGGAGCGGGTCACGGTGACCTTCAAGCCGCTTCCGAAGAATTACCGGCAGACCGAGATAAGCGCGTACAGGGAAAGACTCAGAAACTCGCTACTCAGTAACGGGGTGAACGTTATTTCCTGGGAAGACGCAACAACCGAGGACAGCTCTTACGGAATGTTCTCGAAGCTTATGGGACTTAGGTCCGTTAAGCGGAAGGTGAATGCCGTAATAGACGTTAAAAAGAAGCTGTCTCCGATCAGATGGTTTCTGAGCAAGATAGCGGAGAATATCTACAGACTTGCCAGAAAAGACAGCCTTTCCGTCAGCAGCATACTCAAAATGAGTGGCTGGGCAGACGATTTCACGGTGGGCTATCTTCAGGATCCTTACAACACTCAAGTTATAACGATAATGTCTCTTGACCCTGAGTTTGAGAACGAGGATACGGCCTATGATGAAAAGATTTCCATAGGGCTGAAAAACCTGATAGCCAACATGTCGGAGATCGTGATAGGGGTTTCACACAGCAAGTTCGGGATAACGAACATGAATCTGTCCGATTCCATCTACGCCCACAATCAGCTTGATGATTTCGTGCTCTATTCGCTTATTCCGAAGATATACGCTCCGATAAAACCGCCCATCCTGACGCGTTTTGCCGTAAGCGAGTACGACCCGCAGGAATTTGAATACGCAAGGAAACTGTCTGCTCTTGGGGCTGATCTCAAAAGTACCGATCTTTTTCCCGCAGGATCAAAATTTGTGGACGCGATAAAGCGCCTATCGCACAGGGACGTGGCGAACAAGATACTTGACGGAAGAACCGGAGTTTCATACGGCTTCATAGCGCTTGCCGAACCTCCCGGATACGTTGGGGACAAATACATTGACGAGGATATGTGGAATTCCCTGCAGGAAATTCCAAATTACAACCCTGACGAGGTAAGGGCAGCTTCAAATGACAGGTGGTATGTTAAGACCATTCCTGGTGACAGGACCGTATATCAGCAGGTTCCAGACATATGGATTGTCACCTCAAGGTCAGGATGTGATAAGACAAACCTGAATCCGGATTCAGACATAGTCAGAATCGGCCTTGTAAAGGGGAAACTTCATCTTGAGATACCGAGAGGAGTCGATCTGGGAAGAAAGGACATAAGACCGTCTTTTGACACTTACGTAATACTCGCCCAGGCGCTTTCCTCCGCTCTTTACGCCCCTTCTCTTATCGAGAAGGAAATGTCGATTCTACATTTCCACGGCTATCCTGATCCATGCTGGTTTGGTGTGAGCGAACACCACGCCGGAGCCCAGAACCCCTCTCTTCCCTGCGGCACCGTGGAAGCTGCTCTTCTTAACTATTCTGCGGTTTACGAGACCGCGACCAAAAATGGCAGCGACATAAAGCTTCTATGTCTCGTTGAATCGGATCATGGAGTTAACGTTCTCGGGCCCGACAGAGAATATCTTGTGCAAAGGCTTCATGCGGGTTCAAGCGAGGGTCGTATCCTCCTTGGTGGGAAATATCTTCCCATGCTTAAGCAGCAAAGCGTCGCATCACAGTAG
- the gshB gene encoding glutathione synthase — MSKMLFVMDPIESININKDTTFVIMLECQARGHDIRYCEIQNLFVKDSRAWADSTELRLERKSDYYAKGSTETSPLDDFDVVWMRKDPPFNMDYIYSTYILSRVDESATCVINHPAGIRESNEKMYSLNFADYIPPTLVSKDIKKLREFLSQTGNEMVVKPLDGYGGEGIFLVRTEDPNLNVILESITDFGQTYVMAQKFIREVSEGDKRVIILNGQPIGAVMRVAAKGEFRSNFHSGGHPEKTTLTKRDLEICDGLRQKLMEDRLYLVGIDIVGGYLTEVNTTSPTCVQEINFFSGVKLESQIVDFAEDIICRPPANS, encoded by the coding sequence ATGTCGAAAATGCTTTTCGTAATGGACCCGATCGAGTCCATAAACATAAATAAGGACACCACCTTCGTCATAATGCTCGAATGCCAAGCGAGAGGGCATGATATCCGCTACTGCGAGATTCAAAATCTTTTCGTCAAGGACTCGAGGGCATGGGCGGATTCAACAGAACTTCGCCTTGAGAGGAAAAGCGATTACTACGCTAAGGGTTCCACGGAAACTTCTCCGCTTGACGACTTCGACGTTGTATGGATGAGGAAAGACCCCCCTTTCAACATGGACTACATCTACTCAACCTACATACTCAGCAGGGTTGACGAATCCGCAACGTGCGTGATCAACCATCCGGCCGGAATAAGGGAATCGAACGAGAAAATGTACAGCCTCAATTTCGCCGATTATATACCCCCGACACTGGTTTCAAAAGACATCAAAAAGCTCAGGGAGTTTCTTTCCCAGACAGGCAACGAAATGGTGGTAAAACCGCTTGACGGTTACGGCGGGGAAGGAATTTTCCTCGTAAGGACCGAGGACCCTAACCTCAACGTGATACTCGAGAGCATAACGGATTTCGGGCAGACCTACGTGATGGCCCAGAAATTTATAAGGGAGGTCTCCGAAGGAGATAAAAGGGTTATAATTCTAAACGGCCAGCCCATAGGAGCCGTGATGAGGGTAGCCGCGAAGGGAGAATTCAGAAGCAATTTTCACTCCGGAGGACATCCCGAAAAAACCACGCTTACGAAAAGAGACCTGGAAATATGCGACGGTCTTCGACAAAAACTCATGGAGGACCGGCTTTACCTAGTTGGAATCGACATAGTCGGAGGGTATCTGACCGAAGTCAACACCACGAGCCCTACATGCGTTCAGGAAATAAATTTTTTCAGCGGGGTAAAGCTTGAATCGCAGATAGTCGACTTTGCGGAGGACATTATCTGCAGGCCTCCCGCGAACAGTTAA
- the rsmI gene encoding 16S rRNA (cytidine(1402)-2'-O)-methyltransferase has product MLGKFFVVSTPIGNLEDITLRAVNILKDCDVIACEDTRNTKKLLARYGIKTSLTSYHEHNEVEKSPKLLEKLKEGKNVALVSDAGTPSVSDPGWRLVNLSIENNIEVIPIPGPSAVLSALVVSGLPTDSFLFLGFFPRTASKKKELLKDIKHYPYTLVFYESARRLSGTLSVLLEVLGERNICVAREMTKLYEEAIRGSVSEVISILSDRGSIKGEVTVVLEGRREGQKEISKEEMQKTLRAMKERGVALSDAVRTVCESSGESKNSVYRMALAIWR; this is encoded by the coding sequence ATGCTTGGAAAGTTTTTCGTGGTCTCTACCCCGATAGGAAATCTTGAAGACATAACTTTGCGGGCTGTGAACATTCTTAAAGATTGTGACGTTATAGCGTGCGAGGATACGAGAAATACAAAAAAACTTCTGGCCCGCTACGGGATTAAGACCTCGCTCACAAGTTATCATGAACATAACGAAGTTGAAAAGTCCCCCAAGCTGCTTGAAAAACTCAAAGAGGGTAAAAACGTGGCGCTTGTCTCGGATGCCGGAACTCCTTCGGTTTCCGACCCGGGTTGGAGGCTTGTGAATCTCTCAATTGAAAACAATATAGAGGTAATTCCCATACCCGGTCCTTCGGCTGTTCTCTCTGCGCTTGTTGTTTCGGGACTTCCCACAGACAGTTTTCTTTTTCTCGGGTTTTTTCCAAGAACCGCTAGCAAAAAGAAAGAGCTTCTAAAGGATATAAAGCACTACCCCTATACCTTAGTTTTCTATGAGTCTGCCAGAAGGCTCTCGGGCACCTTGAGCGTTCTGCTGGAAGTCCTTGGCGAGAGGAATATATGCGTCGCAAGAGAAATGACAAAACTCTATGAAGAGGCTATTCGGGGATCAGTTTCTGAAGTGATTTCCATTCTCTCGGATAGGGGGTCTATCAAAGGAGAAGTGACAGTTGTTCTGGAGGGCAGAAGGGAAGGGCAGAAGGAAATCTCAAAGGAAGAAATGCAAAAGACTCTGCGTGCGATGAAAGAGCGCGGGGTTGCTCTCAGCGACGCTGTCCGCACGGTCTGCGAATCCTCCGGGGAATCAAAAAACAGCGTATACAGAATGGCCCTGGCAATCTGGAGATAG
- a CDS encoding endonuclease V, giving the protein MSSTGDLIKDLDVLYSAEPPSIKEAFRIQKELSQRVVRTAKAKRISTIAGADIAICVREKKLVCGIILFSYPELEEIERVWTVSDEVFPYVPGLLGFREAPCVIKTFGKLRERCDMIMIDGHGLAHPRGFGLACHVGVLLDIPAVGVAKKCLYGTFVEPGLKKGEKALIRGKNRNIVGVALRTRDRVKPVFVSVGNRTDLDTAVMIALECSRGLRIPEPTRLADKYVASLKRQARG; this is encoded by the coding sequence ATGAGTTCTACGGGCGACTTGATAAAAGACCTTGACGTGCTTTATTCTGCGGAACCTCCGTCCATTAAGGAAGCTTTTCGTATTCAGAAAGAGCTTTCACAGAGGGTTGTACGAACCGCTAAGGCGAAGCGTATTAGCACGATTGCCGGCGCCGATATCGCTATCTGCGTTAGGGAGAAAAAGCTTGTCTGCGGAATAATTCTTTTTTCCTATCCCGAACTTGAAGAGATCGAGAGGGTGTGGACTGTGTCGGATGAGGTGTTCCCTTATGTCCCGGGGCTTCTTGGTTTCAGGGAAGCTCCTTGTGTCATAAAGACCTTCGGTAAGCTTCGAGAGCGCTGTGACATGATTATGATAGATGGACACGGCCTTGCTCATCCAAGAGGTTTTGGCCTTGCTTGTCACGTAGGGGTTCTGCTAGATATTCCGGCAGTTGGTGTCGCTAAAAAATGTCTTTACGGAACTTTTGTGGAACCGGGACTCAAAAAAGGTGAAAAGGCGTTAATAAGGGGGAAGAACCGCAATATCGTCGGCGTCGCTTTGAGAACTAGGGATAGAGTGAAGCCGGTTTTCGTATCTGTTGGGAACAGAACCGACCTTGATACGGCTGTTATGATTGCTCTTGAGTGCTCCCGGGGCCTTAGGATTCCCGAGCCTACCAGACTTGCCGATAAATACGTCGCTTCGCTAAAGAGACAAGCTCGTGGGTAA
- a CDS encoding DUF4399 domain-containing protein has translation MSRIFLLSFIAVAVSWNVAFAEKHFSESPPGAKVYIISPKDGQVVSKTFTVRFGLVNMGVAPAGVKLPNTGHHHLLIDLDNLPDMEKPLAFSENVMHFGGGQTETEITLAPGKHTLRLLLGNYLHIPHKPPVLSEKITVTVKDQ, from the coding sequence ATGAGCAGGATATTTCTTTTGTCTTTCATAGCTGTGGCGGTGTCGTGGAACGTGGCTTTTGCCGAAAAGCATTTTTCCGAGTCTCCTCCTGGTGCCAAGGTGTATATAATTTCCCCGAAAGACGGTCAGGTTGTCAGTAAGACCTTTACGGTGAGGTTCGGACTGGTAAATATGGGAGTTGCTCCGGCCGGAGTCAAGCTTCCAAATACTGGGCACCACCATCTGTTGATCGATCTTGATAATCTTCCTGACATGGAAAAACCTCTTGCTTTTAGTGAAAACGTAATGCACTTCGGAGGTGGGCAGACGGAAACAGAGATAACCCTTGCTCCCGGGAAACATACCCTGCGTTTGCTGCTAGGCAATTATTTGCACATACCACATAAACCTCCCGTGCTTTCAGAGAAAATAACTGTTACAGTGAAAGATCAGTGA
- a CDS encoding NAD(P)-dependent oxidoreductase produces MNEISPEQSSIGWIGTGIMGAPMCGHLVRAGYRVFVFNRTREKARELLSEGAIWCDSPAEVVRQADVIFTIVGYPDDVREVYFGSEGLLIEPGPGRVFVDMTTTEPTLARKIYEKASGFGSASLDAPVSGGDVGAVKGELSIMVGGDEEVFGSVKPLLDLLGKNIVYQGKAGSGQHAKMCNQITVAGVMIGICENLMYCQRAGLDPHTMLRSVGSGAASSWLLNNLGPRIMDGDFDPGFFVEHFIKDMEIALGESQRMGIDLPGLALVKSLYERASALGHGRLGTQALLLALDDLCGDENRN; encoded by the coding sequence ATGAATGAAATAAGTCCCGAACAAAGTTCGATAGGGTGGATAGGAACGGGGATCATGGGTGCGCCCATGTGCGGACATCTTGTTCGTGCCGGATACCGCGTTTTTGTTTTCAATAGAACTAGGGAAAAGGCTAGGGAACTGCTGAGTGAAGGTGCCATCTGGTGCGACTCTCCCGCCGAGGTTGTCCGCCAAGCCGACGTTATCTTTACCATTGTCGGTTATCCGGATGACGTAAGAGAAGTATATTTCGGTAGCGAGGGTCTTCTGATTGAGCCCGGGCCCGGTCGCGTCTTCGTCGATATGACCACGACCGAACCGACTCTTGCAAGAAAGATATACGAAAAGGCGTCTGGCTTCGGCAGCGCTTCCTTGGACGCCCCGGTCTCCGGGGGAGATGTGGGTGCCGTAAAGGGAGAACTTTCAATAATGGTCGGGGGAGACGAGGAAGTCTTTGGTTCGGTAAAGCCGCTTCTGGATCTTCTAGGAAAAAACATCGTGTACCAGGGGAAAGCGGGTTCCGGTCAGCACGCGAAGATGTGCAACCAGATCACGGTAGCGGGAGTAATGATAGGGATATGCGAGAACTTGATGTACTGTCAGAGGGCAGGGCTGGATCCTCATACAATGCTTCGCTCCGTAGGGAGTGGCGCGGCATCAAGCTGGCTTCTGAACAATCTTGGCCCTAGGATAATGGACGGGGATTTCGACCCGGGCTTTTTCGTCGAGCACTTCATAAAGGACATGGAGATTGCTCTTGGCGAATCGCAGCGTATGGGAATTGATCTTCCTGGGCTTGCCCTTGTTAAATCCCTTTATGAAAGGGCAAGTGCCCTTGGGCACGGAAGGCTTGGAACGCAGGCGCTTTTACTCGCGCTTGATGATCTCTGCGGAGATGAAAACCGCAACTGA